GGACGTGCCCGCCACCGTCATCGGCGAGGTCACCGACACCGGCCGCCTCGTCATGACCTGGGACGGCGAGATCATCGTGGACATCCCGCCGGGCACCGCCGCCGACGACGGCCCCGTCTACGAGCGGCCTTTCCACGAGCCGGCCGGGCAGGCCGCACTCAACGGCGACACGCCCGACCGGCTGGAGCGGCCCACCGACCTGCGCGCGACCCTGCTCAAGCTGCTCGGCTCGCCCAACCTGGCCTCCAAGTCGTGGGTGACCGACCAGTACGACCGCTACGTGCGCTCCAACACCGTGCTGGCCCAGCCGGCCGACGCGGGCATGCTGCGCATCTCGGAGGCGATCGAGGGCGCGGAGCCGACCACGCGGGGCATCGCGCTGTCCACCGACGGCAACGGCCGCTACGCCAAGCTCGACCCGTACGCGGGGGCGCAGCTCGCGCTGGCCGAGGCGTACCGGAACGTGGCCGTGACCGGCGCCAAGCCGCTGGCCGTCACCAACTGCCTCAACTTCGGCTCCCCCGAGGACCCCGAGGTCATGTGGCAGTTCGCCGAGGCCACCCGCGGGCTCGCCGACGCCTGCAGGGCGCTGGGCGTGCCGGTCACCGGGGGCAACGTCTCCTTCTACAACCAGACCGGCTCCACGGCCATCCACCCCACGCCCGTCGTGGGCGTGCTCGGCGTGATCGAGGACGTCGCCAAGCGGGTGCCGTCCGGGTTCACCGCCGAGGGGCTGCGGGTCGTGCTGCTCGGCGACACCGGCGAGGAGTTCGGCGGCTCCGAGTGGGCCCACGTCGAGCACCGCCACCTGGGCGGGCTGCCGCCGCAGGCCGACCTGGAGGCCGAGCAGGCGCTGGCCACCGTGCTGGTGGAGGCGGGCAGGCGCGGGCTGCTCGAAGGCTCGCACGACCTGTCGGACGGCGGGCTGGCCATCGCGCTGGCCGAGTCCTGCCTGGCGCGGGGCGTCGGGGCCGAGGTCGAGCTGACGGGTGACGCGTTCACCGACCTGTTCAGCGAGTCCGCGGCGCGGGCGCTGGTCGTGGTGCGGCCGGAGGCCTACGAGGAGTTCGCGTCGCTGTGCGGGCGGCATGACGTGCCCTGTTACAGGCTGGGGATGACCGGCGGGGAGTCGCTGGTCGTCAAGGGCGTGTTCGAGGTCTCCGTGACGGAGCTGCGGGAAACGCACACGGCCGCGCTTCCCGCGCTGTTCGGCTGAGGGTGTGGTTCAGGAGGGCCGGTACGGGTTGCGTGCCGGCCCTTCCGCCTGTCGTTACGCCTTCTTCAGGCAGACGACGTAGACGGTGCCGCTGACGCTGGTGCCGTTGTTGCCGCCACCGTGGGTGTAGGTCTCGGCCTGGGCAGAGGGCGAGGCCGACGGGGCGGCCTGCCGGTTGTAGTCGTTGCCGCCGCCGTTGTCGTCCTTGGCCACGGTGACGGTCCAGCTGTTGCCGGGGGAGGGCGCGCTGCCGGTGACGACCGCGTTCTTGAGCGTGCCGAACGAGAAGCCGCCGCCGGTCACCAGGCCGCCGCTGCCGCAGCTCGCCGTCTCGGAGCCGGTGCTCCTGATGCTTTCCTGCTTGACGTAGGTGGTGTAGTTGGCGCCGCTGCCGGGCTCGCCCTTGGGACCCTCGGGGCCGCGCGGGCCGGTGTCGCCCTTCGGCCCCTGCGGGCCGGTGGCGCCGGTCTTGCCGGGAAGGCCGTCCTTGCCGTCCTTGCCCGGCAGGCCGTTCTTGCCGTCGTCGCCCTTCGGGCCCTGCGGCCCCTGGGGGCCGGGCTCGCCCTGCTTGCCCTGCGGGCCGGTCTCGCCCTTGGGACCCTGCGGGCCCGCCACACCCTGCTTGCCCTGCGGCCCCGCCGGCCCACGCTCGCCCTGACGGCCCTGCT
The nucleotide sequence above comes from Nonomuraea gerenzanensis. Encoded proteins:
- the purL gene encoding phosphoribosylformylglycinamidine synthase subunit PurL, which translates into the protein MTDSVKRAAETPDEPMPFAELGMKQDEYDRVKEILGRRPTGSELAIYSVMWSEHCSYKSSKVHLRQFATKAPKSEALLVGMGENAGVVDIGDGWAATFKIESHNHPSYVEPHQGAATGVGGIVRDIMSMGARPIAVMDALRFGAADAVDTRRVLPGVVEGISSYGNCLGLPNIGGEVVFDPCYLGNPLVNALCVGLLRKDQIKLATAPGPGNKVVLFGASTGPDGIGGASVLASATFEDESQAKRPAVQVGDPFMEKLLIECCLELYAADVVVGIQDLGAAGVSCATTELAAKGTGGMTVDLNLVPLRDPSLRPEEILMSESQERMMAVVRPDDIPAFMAICEKWDVPATVIGEVTDTGRLVMTWDGEIIVDIPPGTAADDGPVYERPFHEPAGQAALNGDTPDRLERPTDLRATLLKLLGSPNLASKSWVTDQYDRYVRSNTVLAQPADAGMLRISEAIEGAEPTTRGIALSTDGNGRYAKLDPYAGAQLALAEAYRNVAVTGAKPLAVTNCLNFGSPEDPEVMWQFAEATRGLADACRALGVPVTGGNVSFYNQTGSTAIHPTPVVGVLGVIEDVAKRVPSGFTAEGLRVVLLGDTGEEFGGSEWAHVEHRHLGGLPPQADLEAEQALATVLVEAGRRGLLEGSHDLSDGGLAIALAESCLARGVGAEVELTGDAFTDLFSESAARALVVVRPEAYEEFASLCGRHDVPCYRLGMTGGESLVVKGVFEVSVTELRETHTAALPALFG
- a CDS encoding collagen-like domain-containing protein, coding for MAIKVRGGRTITLAAVGALAASLLTVGGVATASSAAAEVHACVHKKTRYARIVNPTTKCRKTEERILIGGSGTSTTTVQTGEQGRQGERGPAGPQGKQGVAGPQGPKGETGPQGKQGEPGPQGPQGPKGDDGKNGLPGKDGKDGLPGKTGATGPQGPKGDTGPRGPEGPKGEPGSGANYTTYVKQESIRSTGSETASCGSGGLVTGGGFSFGTLKNAVVTGSAPSPGNSWTVTVAKDDNGGGNDYNRQAAPSASPSAQAETYTHGGGNNGTSVSGTVYVVCLKKA